ATGAAGCTTTGGCTTATTATCTTTCAGGGGAAGGATGTGCAGTGAGTATTGTCCTGCCCAATAAAATCAGTAATTATTTCAGGACCCTGAAAGTAAGGACCATTACAGACAAAAGCGCCAGCGAAGCCATCTGTCTGTTTGGCCTTGAACGTAAGCTGGATGATTGGAAGCGGCCTGCACCGCTGTATAAAACACTCAGGCAACTTACCCGTGAAAGGGACCAGTTGCAGCAGGAGCTGAACCAGTTGCGAAACCAAAAACATGCAGAACTGGCTGAAGCAGAGCCCAATGAAGGCACGCTTATCCGGCTTGACAAACGGATTAAACTATTAAAGGACCAGGCCGCAGAGATCTGGGAGGAAATCAGAGAGATGCTTGCCAAAAATCAAAAAGTGAGTGCAACTGTAAAACAGCTCACCTCTATTCCAGGTGTAGGTGCCCTTACGGCAGTGACCGTACTGGCAGAAACCAATGGCTTTGATCTGATACGCAATCAGAAGCAACTTACCGCCTACGCAGGACTGGACGTCAAAGAAAAGCAGTCGGGAACTTCCGTAAGGGGGAAAGCGCAGATATCTAAAAGAGGAAACCGGCACTTGAGAAAGGCGATGCACTTCCCTGCGCTTACAGCCATCAGGCACGATGTGCACTTTAAAGCAGTGTATCTCAGGATAGTGGAGAAACAAGGAATCAAGATGAAAGCTGCCGTGGCGGTACAAAGAAAAATACTGGCTTTAATGTACACCTTATACCGTAGTGGCAAAGAATACGACAAAGATTATCTTCAAAAAATACAGATAGAAAAGAATGAGGCGGAACGACGACAAACAGCTTAAAATAGTTAGAGTAGCAGTCACAGACCGCTACTCTAAAGAGGCTGGCTCAAGGCCGCCTTGGTTATACAAAAATACAAATAAATTAATTTTATTATTTGGTTCTTAACACAGAATCTGACAGCTGAAAGCTCTTAAGCTGATTATAGCTGTCAGCGTAAGAAATATGATTATAAAGTTAAGGGTATGCAGGCTTTTTAGTTGCCTGTTATTGTTTTTTGTTTCAGGGGCTGTTAGTGGACAGTCCGCTTACCAGTTTAAAGAAGGTTATATTTTAAAGAAGGTGCACCGTTATGGGCGGGAGGCTTTGTATTCTGATCCTCTTGCCTGGCAACTGTATAATGGGTCTTTAAAGACGCCTGTTGACGGTGCAGTTTTTGGTTCTGACAGTCAGGGCACTGAGCTGAAATGGGAGAAGGCTGTGCCGGATTCTTCAGGGAAATTTGGCGGACGGGGCTATTGGGGGAATGGGTATCTTTATCTTTCGTATTCTTCTGATGAGAGCAGGACTGCCCTTTTGAATATTCAGGGAAACAGCGCTGTTTATGTGAACGGCATACTTCATTTTGGTGATCCTTACCAATCGGGATGGATGTATATTCCTGTTCAATTAAAAAAAGGGCTGAATGAGTTTTATGTGCGAGGACAGTATTCATCTGCCCGTCTTATTTTTCCGGCGAAGGCGGTAACGCTGAATACGGAAGATTCCACCCTGCCAAGTATCATCGCAGGTGCTGATAACAGTGGCCTGAAAGCCGCCGTGGTGGTGATCAATTCGGGAAATATCGAGCAGAAAGGACTCTCTATAAGGAGTACAGTCGGCGGAAAAGAGATGATCACTAAAATCCCCTCCGTTCCTGCCTTAGCAACAAGGAAGGTGATGTTTAATGTGAACGCAGGTAACGTAACTTCTGCCGGGAAGGTAAATTGCAGGATAGAACTTATAGAAAACGGCAAGACTGTAGACGAGAACAAAGTTGAACTGGAATGTGTGAATGCGACTGATAAGTATATGAATACGTTTGTCAGCGCTATAGACGGCAGTCTTCAATATTTCGCTGTGTCGCCTCAGACAGGAGGATCTGTAAAGGGCGCCTCCCTGTTTTTCTCGGTTCACGGAGCAGGAGTGGAGGCGATTGGACAGGCTAAAGCCTATCAGGCAAAAGATTGGGGAACACTTGTTGCTCCAACTAACCGCAGGCCCCGTGGGTTTAACTGGGAAGACTGGGGAAGATTGGATGCCTTAGAAGTATTGAACATTGCCAGGAATAAGTTTAATCCAGACCCGGACCGGATCTATCTTACCGGGCATTCGATGGGAGGTCATGGCACCTGGTTCTTAGGGGCCACGTATCCCGGGAACTGGGCTTCTATAGCACCTTGCGCCGGTTATCCTACACTTAAAGGATATGGATCAGCCGATGGCCTTATTCCTGATAAAGGAGCGTCGCCAGCAGAACAGATGCTGCTGAGATCGAGCAATCAAAGCGATGTTCCGGCTCTTGCCACCAATTATAAGCCTTTCGGCGTGTATATCAATCATGGAGATGCCGATCCGGTAGTTTCTGTAGAATACGCACGTCAGATGAAGAAAGTACTTGCTGATTTTCATCCTGACTTTAGTTACTATGAATATCCTGGAGGAAGTCATTGGTACGGAAGTGAAAGTGTTGACTGGAAACCCCTCTTCGACTTCTTTAAATGGCACAAACGGCTCGCCGACACAGCCGTTAATGTAGTTGATTTTAAAACCGCCAGTCCGGGTATTTCTTCGACCTATCGCTGGGTTTCGATCCTGCAGCAGACGCATCCATTGGAATACAGCCGCGTTATACTTCAAAGAGATAAAGCAGCCGGAACGATAAGCGGAACGACGCAAAATGTGAAGACACTGAAGTTCTTACTCAGTGATTTCGGGGCAGGAAAGAATATTACTATTCTGCTCGACTCTCTGAATGCCCTGAGCTATACTACAAAAGGAAACAGCGATAGCATATTCCTTTCAAAGAGAGATAAAGAGTGGGCGTTGACTTCTGCGCCTTCAGCCGATCAGAAAGGTCCGCACCGGTACGGCACATTCAAGGAGCCTTTTGGTAAACGGATGATTTTTGTTTACGGAACGAAGGGCAATAAGGAAGAGAATGAGTGGAGTTTAAATAAAGCACGGTATGACGCAGAAGCCTGGTATTACCGGGGGAACGGAGCAGTGGATATCATTCCCGATAAGGAGTACTCTGAAAATAGGTATACCGGACGAAACGTTATTATTTATGGTAACGCGTCGACGAACAGTGTTTATAACAAGCTGTTAAAGGGCTGCCCGATACAGGTATCCCGCAATCTGGTTAAAGTTGGCGGTAAAGAATGGAAAGGGGATGACCTTGGCGCTTATTATATTTGGCCCATAAAAAGTACAGGATCCAATTCGGTTGCAGTAGTCGCCGGCAGTGGTCTTAAAGGGATGAAAGCCGCAGAAGCTAATCAGTATTTTGCAGGGGCAAGCGGTTTTCCGGATTTTATGATCTTTGGAATCGATATGCTGCAGTCGGGAAGCAGCGCCGTTAAATGTACTGGCTTTTATGATAACGACTGGAAAATAGGAAAAGAAGTGGTGTTTGCACCGTAGTGTTTTGCTGATTATAAAAATGAGAGTTCTTGTAGTTTTTTTATTAATTATTTCGTGTTCAGTTACAGCCCAGACCACTAAGCCAGTTTTAAGTGCTGCCGGGTACGGTTTAACAAAGAAGCAGGCAGATGAGCTCGGCTCGAGGCTCTGGCAGGCCTGTCTGAAGAGCTTGTCGACACAGCTGAAAAGTGAGTGGGATAGCAGGGAGCTGAGAGTAGGCGATCATTCACTGAAGTTTAAGTACAAGGTGTCGGGACAGAAGCCGGCAGACGGGCGCAGCCTTTATATCTCTATGCACGGAGGAGGGAATGCGACCCAGGAACTGAATGATCAGCAATGGAATAACCAGATCAGGCTGTATTCGCCTTCTGAAGGAGTTTATGTAGCGCCGCGAGCGCCTACGAACACCTGGAATCTATGGCATGAAGCTCATATTGATACTTTGTTCTACCGGCTGATTGAAGCAGCAGTGGCCTTTGAAGGTGTAAATCCTAATAAGGTATATCTTATGGGGTATTCTGCCGGGGGAGACGGTACTTATCAGCTTGCTCCGCGGATGGCCGATCGCTGGGCTGCTGCAGCTATGATGGCGGGACATCCCAATGAGACTTCTCCTCTGGGCTTAAGAAATATAGGATTTACTATTCACATGGGCGCTCTCGACAGTGCATATAAACGGAACGATATCGCCCGGAGGTGGTCGGTAATTCTGGATAGCTTAAGCAAGGATGATCCGGGCGGATATAAGCACTTTGTGCAGTTGCATGAAGGCAGGGGACACTGGATGAACCGGGAAGACTCTGTTGCCGTGCCCTGGATGGCTGCGTTCCGGAGGAATCCGCTACCCGCCAGGGTGGTATGGAAGCAGGACGACGTAAACCATCTGAGCTTCTACTGGCTGGCAGTGCCCCGGAAGAGTGTGAAAACAGGGGGAGAAATAGTGGCTTCCTATAAAGGCAATGAAATAGATGTTGCTAAAAATTACAGTGATACCCTGATCATCAGGCTTAACGATAAAATGGTCGATCTGGATAAGCCTGTGAAATTGAATTATCTGGGTAAACAGATCTTTAAAGGAAAACTTCAACGTAAGGTGTCTGTAATAAAGAAAACGATTGACGAAAGAAAAGACCCTGATCTGATCTTTTCTTCAGAACTGGTAATTGTTAAGGGAAAGGTAATAAAGCAATGAAATATAATCGCCGGAAGTTTTTAGGGATGTCGGCTCTTGGCCTTCCCATTTTATCGTCAGCAAATTTATTTGCTGGCTTAGGTAAGAGCGGAAGTCTGGGTGCTGAAGGACCGCTTGTTATCTCGACCTGGGATTTTGGAGTTGAGGCCAATGTGGCGGCCTGGAAGATTTTAAAGAACGGAGGCAGGGCGCTTGATGCTGTTGAGCAGGGGGTGTGGGTTCCGGAGGGTGACCCCAAGAACCAGACGGTGGGCATGGGGGGATTCCCGGACCGGGATGGAAAGGTGACCCTGGATGCCTGTATTATGGATGAGAATGGTAATTGCGGCAGTGTGGCAGCTCTCGAACATATCGTTCATCCGATATCTGTTGCGAGGAAGGTGATGGAGAAAACTCCGCACGTGATGCTTGTGGGTGAAGGCGCCCTACAGTTCGCGCTCCAGCAGGGATTTAAGAAAGAGAATCTGCTTACTCCTGAATCTGAAAAGGCCTGGAAAGAATGGTTAAAAACTTCGCAGTATAAGCCTGTTATAAATATCGAGAATAAATCGTTTGCTCCCAAGCGTTTGCCGGGAAACCAGTATAATCATGATACCATCGGGATGCTCGCTTTAGATGCCAAAGGCAATTTATCGGGTGCGTGTACGACCAGTGGTATGGCATTTAAACTCCACGGCCGTGTTGGTGATTCTCCGATTATCGGGGCCGGATTATATGTTGATAATGAAGTGGGCGGAGCTACCTCGACGGGAGTTGGGGAAGAAGTGATCCGAAATGTAGGAAGCTTTCTGGTGGTGGAACTGATGCGACAGGGATATAGTCCGGAGGAAGCCTGCAAGGAGGCGGTAATGAGGATTATCAAAAAGAAGCCCGAAACTGCGAAGGAAATTCAGGTTGGTTTTCTGGCATTGAATAAAAAGGGCGAATACGGGGCTTATGCCATCCAGAAGGGGTTTAGCTATGCTGTTTGTAATGATAAGGATCAGAAACTGGTGGTGAAGGGGAAGAGTTATTATTGAGTTGCATGTTGTGAGTTGCATGTTGTGGGTTGAAGGTTGCGAAGATTGAGAGGTAAGAATCAAGAGGTAAGAATCAGGTACGTGTTGCGGGTTGTAGGTGGTGAGTTCCATGATTAAGAATTCAGAATTTAATATGGATTATAAACTTGAAATATGTGCTAATTCTATAGAGTCGGCGCTGGCGGCGCAGAGTGGAGGGGCTGACAGGATAGAATTATGCGATAATATGTCGGAGGGTGGTACTACACCGTCTTATGGGACAATAAAGAGGTGTAAGGATCTCCTGGGAATTCCTGTTTTTCCGATTATCAGGCCGAGGGGAGGCGATTTTGTGTACACGGAAGAGGAATTTGAGGTGATGAAGGCTGATGTTCAAATGAGTAAGGATCTGGGGTGTGAGGGGGTGGTGCTTGGCATCTTGACGAGGGACGGAAATATTGATGTGGATCGCTGCTCTGAACTTATCACTCTAGCCAGACCGATGCAGGTAACCTTTCATCGTGCTTTTGATTGTTGTATCGACATGAAGAAGGGACTGGAGGATATCATTTCTTTAGGATGCGAGAGGGTGCTGACGTCAGGGGGAGCCGCGCATGTTTATGAGGGGATAGATGTGATTAAAGACCTTGTCGAACACGCTGACGGAAGGGTTATTGTGATGGCGGGATCGGGGATAAAGGAGGATAATTTACCGGATATGCTTGTGGGTAGTGGTGGTACTGAGTTTCACAGCACAGCTAAAATTGAAATGAATTCTCGATATACTTTTAATAATACAGCTAATGTAATAGGATCATTTTATCAAACTGATAAAAGCATTGTTAAGATAATGAAGGAGTTGCTGACCCAATAATCAGCTTTTACTAGAAGAATTATAAGGCTTAAGGCTTGAGAAAGATCTCAGGCCTTTTTTATTGGCATTAATTACACATGTTTTCTTGTTCCTTTATAAGTTTTATGAACTTTTATAAAAAATTAAAAAGTTTTTGCTTGTTTGTAAAATATAAGTTAAGTTTACTTTAACATTATGAGTGGTCATTTAAAGAATCAACAGTTTAAAGAAGATATACTGAGAAATGTATATTATAAGGATTGCTTGTCTTTAACGGAACTAAGCAAGTTAACATCTAAAAGTCTTCCTGTGATAACATCAGCTGTAAATGAGCTGGTAAAT
The window above is part of the Arcticibacter tournemirensis genome. Proteins encoded here:
- a CDS encoding N(4)-(beta-N-acetylglucosaminyl)-L-asparaginase, with translation MKYNRRKFLGMSALGLPILSSANLFAGLGKSGSLGAEGPLVISTWDFGVEANVAAWKILKNGGRALDAVEQGVWVPEGDPKNQTVGMGGFPDRDGKVTLDACIMDENGNCGSVAALEHIVHPISVARKVMEKTPHVMLVGEGALQFALQQGFKKENLLTPESEKAWKEWLKTSQYKPVINIENKSFAPKRLPGNQYNHDTIGMLALDAKGNLSGACTTSGMAFKLHGRVGDSPIIGAGLYVDNEVGGATSTGVGEEVIRNVGSFLVVELMRQGYSPEEACKEAVMRIIKKKPETAKEIQVGFLALNKKGEYGAYAIQKGFSYAVCNDKDQKLVVKGKSYY
- a CDS encoding IS110 family transposase; this translates as MKTVVKQVAGIDVAQKELVVSLGKMDQQWTPKIVGHKTFTNNSKGFNELRAWVSKQCEDQVEVRYVMESTGVYHEALAYYLSGEGCAVSIVLPNKISNYFRTLKVRTITDKSASEAICLFGLERKLDDWKRPAPLYKTLRQLTRERDQLQQELNQLRNQKHAELAEAEPNEGTLIRLDKRIKLLKDQAAEIWEEIREMLAKNQKVSATVKQLTSIPGVGALTAVTVLAETNGFDLIRNQKQLTAYAGLDVKEKQSGTSVRGKAQISKRGNRHLRKAMHFPALTAIRHDVHFKAVYLRIVEKQGIKMKAAVAVQRKILALMYTLYRSGKEYDKDYLQKIQIEKNEAERRQTA
- a CDS encoding alpha/beta hydrolase, with the protein product MRVLVVFLLIISCSVTAQTTKPVLSAAGYGLTKKQADELGSRLWQACLKSLSTQLKSEWDSRELRVGDHSLKFKYKVSGQKPADGRSLYISMHGGGNATQELNDQQWNNQIRLYSPSEGVYVAPRAPTNTWNLWHEAHIDTLFYRLIEAAVAFEGVNPNKVYLMGYSAGGDGTYQLAPRMADRWAAAAMMAGHPNETSPLGLRNIGFTIHMGALDSAYKRNDIARRWSVILDSLSKDDPGGYKHFVQLHEGRGHWMNREDSVAVPWMAAFRRNPLPARVVWKQDDVNHLSFYWLAVPRKSVKTGGEIVASYKGNEIDVAKNYSDTLIIRLNDKMVDLDKPVKLNYLGKQIFKGKLQRKVSVIKKTIDERKDPDLIFSSELVIVKGKVIKQ
- a CDS encoding copper homeostasis protein CutC, translated to MDYKLEICANSIESALAAQSGGADRIELCDNMSEGGTTPSYGTIKRCKDLLGIPVFPIIRPRGGDFVYTEEEFEVMKADVQMSKDLGCEGVVLGILTRDGNIDVDRCSELITLARPMQVTFHRAFDCCIDMKKGLEDIISLGCERVLTSGGAAHVYEGIDVIKDLVEHADGRVIVMAGSGIKEDNLPDMLVGSGGTEFHSTAKIEMNSRYTFNNTANVIGSFYQTDKSIVKIMKELLTQ
- a CDS encoding alpha/beta hydrolase-fold protein translates to MIIKLRVCRLFSCLLLFFVSGAVSGQSAYQFKEGYILKKVHRYGREALYSDPLAWQLYNGSLKTPVDGAVFGSDSQGTELKWEKAVPDSSGKFGGRGYWGNGYLYLSYSSDESRTALLNIQGNSAVYVNGILHFGDPYQSGWMYIPVQLKKGLNEFYVRGQYSSARLIFPAKAVTLNTEDSTLPSIIAGADNSGLKAAVVVINSGNIEQKGLSIRSTVGGKEMITKIPSVPALATRKVMFNVNAGNVTSAGKVNCRIELIENGKTVDENKVELECVNATDKYMNTFVSAIDGSLQYFAVSPQTGGSVKGASLFFSVHGAGVEAIGQAKAYQAKDWGTLVAPTNRRPRGFNWEDWGRLDALEVLNIARNKFNPDPDRIYLTGHSMGGHGTWFLGATYPGNWASIAPCAGYPTLKGYGSADGLIPDKGASPAEQMLLRSSNQSDVPALATNYKPFGVYINHGDADPVVSVEYARQMKKVLADFHPDFSYYEYPGGSHWYGSESVDWKPLFDFFKWHKRLADTAVNVVDFKTASPGISSTYRWVSILQQTHPLEYSRVILQRDKAAGTISGTTQNVKTLKFLLSDFGAGKNITILLDSLNALSYTTKGNSDSIFLSKRDKEWALTSAPSADQKGPHRYGTFKEPFGKRMIFVYGTKGNKEENEWSLNKARYDAEAWYYRGNGAVDIIPDKEYSENRYTGRNVIIYGNASTNSVYNKLLKGCPIQVSRNLVKVGGKEWKGDDLGAYYIWPIKSTGSNSVAVVAGSGLKGMKAAEANQYFAGASGFPDFMIFGIDMLQSGSSAVKCTGFYDNDWKIGKEVVFAP